In Clupea harengus chromosome 12, Ch_v2.0.2, whole genome shotgun sequence, the sequence TCCAAGGACAGATTGAGTGTGGGCTCATATCTACTAATAATAACTAAGGAAGTGCCACACTTACCCCGAAGATTGATCCCCTCATTGATAATTAACTGGCCGTGTCTGAGGTAGTTAAGAATGGGCTCAAAGTAGTCTGGACTGCGATCAATGAGGTATGCACCCTGGTCATCTTGTTTGTTTCCCCAAACATCTGGTCCAAACACAATTAAATGAGCCAAACCACAGACCAAAGCATTTAATTATGTTGATGATCTCTGACAAGCAAACTGGCTTCCGTGGGCCGCCATGAGCAACATCATGTCTTACTTTGGTCTCTGAACATATGGGCCAGCATACTGTCTGGTTCCTTGCTTACCAAGGTGCTCCTGCAACAAACAAAGGATGCTGCACATAATTATACTTTGTATTCTCAGTATGCTGTCTCAGAGTTAGGCTTGAAGTAACTGTTTAcagtgttggctgtggaatggAAGGCAAGTGGGTACGTTTCTGGGCTTTAACCCTGCCGTGAGTTATTGTAACTGGCCCATGAAATACCATTACCTTGTGGTGGTGAAACAACGTCCTCCGACATTCAGGGTCAACCAGTTAGTGTGAGCCTGGATGGGAAATTCTCCATGATCCTCAGAATCTTCCTGTGGATCTAGaatcagagacacagagggataaAGGTGTAGCAGAGAAAATAACGGTTCTGGCAGATGTTGTCATTTATCTactgattacatttacatttaccaaATTACCTATAGCCTATGTACAGATtaaatatttgtgtgaaaaTACACAAATACTCAGTGTAAGAATCTCACCAACAAAACTGTCTCCTTCTGACACATAAAGGACATCATCATCCCTGAAAATAAGATCAATACATTCAAAATTAGCAAGGTCTTAGAAACAATGCAGCCTATACATAGAGGTAAGTTTATGCTATGATATAACTTCACCTTACGAGGGCTATGTCGTCAATGAGGCCTCCCTTCCCGTTATAAATGTTTGAGGCTTTGATCCCAAGTTTGCTGCTTGCCACTGAGAGTAGGTCGACTAATGTCCCGTACACAGCAACAACCTGCCAATGGCGCATTGAAAGTTTTCCACAGAACTTTTCGTAATATTGAGGCAGCTCCATCAGGCAAGTTTGGTTTTATTAGCAAGAGATGAAACATGATGTGGAGACAGCCTGCTGATATTtgctttcctctttttctctcttgagCAAAGTACAAGCAAATACAGAGCAATAACTAGCGTATAAACAGAAATTATGTTGACACCATATTACACATGTTCAAGTAGCCTTGTGTTTAACGTAACTTTAACATAAATGTTTCAGGCTAGTTATCCGAATTAAAAACAGGAAACGTTACACACCTTGCCATTGCGGGAAGTTCCATTTACAAAGAGCGTGACCCTCCTCATCACTTGTGGATTTTCAGTGTTAAATATTACAAGAGTCGACACAAGCGGACACCtttaaacattaattaaagacgATTAATGAAATCGCCTAATACTAATGTTGTCCAAGAATACCTAGCAAGCtagcattgcattgcattgcatttgcTATTGGCAGCAGCACTATGGTCACCACCCACTCAAAACAACCGATCGAGACACAAAAAGGACGTGTTCAAAACGTTCACAGTTGCGCAGATATTCCCATCCTGCCGTGCATTCCAATGCCTAATTTGCATGCTTCCTCCGTCCTCGTTCTTCGATCCTCTAGCTCGTGCCCCGGAAATTGTTTCAAGAAAGACAGACGccattaaagggaaacttcggatttgttttcatctgagcgctatttttccatcattttgGGTCCAAATATTTACTAGGGACAAATATGATAAAAATTGGTCAAGGATTGAGGATTGCTGTAACAGGCAACCGCTAAAAGGCATGcatctgcgtcaaagtaaaccattttttttcaacCACTGTAATAAGTGCATCACTCCATGGAAAAGATCTCTACAGAGAATGACCTGTGTCTGTGGTCGGTTTTTATGAATAATGTTTGCTAGTGTGCAATCGCTTCTTTCTTTTGCACTATAATAACTTCTTGTCTGCTATACTCTATTTAGTTTGGAATTCATGCAATAATTACATTTAACGGATTTAAATAGAGGCCACGTCAATTCTGATGTTAACATTTGGCATAGTTTAACAGacaaataatgatgataaatgatGAAATTCAATGTTGGTATGTGTCAGTGTAGGTTCAAATCATTGCAACAACCCAAATGGTTATTTGTTACCTCTCCAATGACAATCATATAGAGTAGAATTCATGTTTTGATTGATCTTAAGTCCTTAACTTTTTATACTTTATAGAATGACAGGTCTGTTAAATCTGAGGTCTTGCTGCTGCATCATCAGCAACTGACATCTCTTAATAGTAATGGAATGAACGAGCATGCACATCTCATTTTGCATGTAAGTCTTTCCTTGATTCCTCGATCCTCCTTGCATCCTTCCTTGTTTCCTTCATGTTTTTATAAGAGGGACGGGCTAGGACGTAATGAAATGACAAGGAAGGGAGGATTGAGAAATAAGGAATTGATATTCACCCCTTGTTATAAAACATGGTCATGTTCGTCAGATGCTATAGGCAGAGTAAGTGGGAAGATTTGGGAGTTCTGCTATATAACTTACACTGGTCAAATAAAATGTGCTGAATGGCCCAGTAACTCAAATGAACTAGGGCAGGGCGATCTTCTCAATGTATCAAGAATTGAAAGTGCAGAACagttttgtctaaaactagcaagcttacAATGATGTATTTCACTAATGTTTGGTAACACATCGTTTGGCTATGGAAGGTGTCCTTTCATTTGTATGGATTATCCTATACCTGGAGAACATTACAGCATCCTGAGTCTAGGCAGCTAGCGGAAGTTAAGGGTGGGTTTGTCTCTCCTTGACATGGCTATATATACCATTACAATAAATTTGAGGATTGTATAAAAGCTAGTCGCTCACAAAATCATACATAAAAACTTGCATACGGTTGCTTTAACTGACCAGTGTTAACATCTGTGCATATGGTTGCTTTAACTGACCAGTGTTAACATCTCTACCTATGCAGATGACTGGCTAATGGCAACTCAAGAAGGTTATTTCATGCTAGTAGAGCAATCAAAAAAGTAAAAATtaggtttttcttttcattcattgTTTTCCTACATTTCAGTGTTGACAAATTGCCAGTGGATCCATTAAATGTACTTATCAGTAGAATTCAGGGataacatttaatttatttcaaTGTTCTGCCAATTTCCAAATTCAACCACTTCTGTATAATGACATATGCATCACCTTTTATGTAAGTACAATTGAAAATAAAGACCAATGACATCGCATTACTTAGAGAGCATATGCTACACTTAACTGAAAAGATGTTGTGTCAAGCCATCCACAgatgtttctgtcttttttccatGGAAGACAGTACAGGTTAGTTCAGACAGCAgtcattaatttatttattatattgaatttacaaaatgaaaagtaaaagcAACAGTTGAAGAAACAGTTTTGTACATTTTAGTCCTTTtcgtgactttttttttttttctcttttttgaatAGCAATCCACTGTACACAAGGCTGATGAATTGTttacctttaaaaaaacaaaaaaacaacaaagcaaTTTTGTTGATGCTCCAATGCAGACACCATAGTAAGGCGAATCTAATTCTGGACAGAATGGGACTGTAAATAACCTTTTGCAGCACCCCTACGGAAAGCACCCCACATTCACCGAACAAAAACATTTACCCATTTACCCAAGCCTGAGCAGGGCACAGAGACTGAATTGGATACCCACTTGTGCTTCCGCATTCTCGGACCCGATGCATCACCGTACAGCACTCCAACATTCTTCTCTATACGATTCCATCTTCTGCACGTGTGATTTCATAATGAAGTGAACAGTGAACGTGTGGCCATACAATCCTTACTGAACCAATTGCAAAGGATGCTACTGGACAAGAAAAATCTAAAAATACTGTCATCACCATTGAGAAGCAGTTCAAACAATGTCAATCTAACATAGAGCCAATGAATAAGGGGAGACTAATCAAAAATGAGAAAATAAGGTTGAATTCTCTGAAAGACAATCTTAAAGCCCAGTGAAATATTGTGGCCTTTGAGGATCTACCATCAGCCACAGCAGTTTTGACAGTTTTGACATTCAGACAGAAAAATGGATGATAATCTCATGGTTCATCCCTTTTATCGCCGATTGTTCAGTCTGAATTGCTGTCATCTACTACATGAGAAAAACCATGTACCAAATTTCAGGAAACCTTAACCACCAGTGCACCATTGAGGTGAAACCATTACAAGTTCAAACTTTTACAACAGCGCGCACTGCCAGGGTGGACAGTTATTCAAGTTTCTAGAAAAAGCAAATCTACCTACCAACTACGTTATTTCTCATATCATGCTATTCAGATGTTCTGAACTGGAGTGGTATCAGCCTTGATACAgtcaaagagagacacacagagagacaaccaAACGCCCTCCATAGTGTTCTTTACAGAAAACTGGAGCAGTGGAAAACAACTGTCATCGCTTACTGCAGATTTCTCATTGTTCTtgcacagtaaccattttgacAAGTAAAGTGAAAAGACAAATTTGAACGGACTTTTACTTTCGACATCCATGGGGGGGGTCATCAAACAGATGACTGGGGAAGGAAATGCTGAGAATCCTCTCTTATTTGGAATGAAATTATAATAAGAGCATAAAATATTTGCCTTCATATTCAATAGAATGGATGATATGATCCTATCTCACTGGGCACAGTAAAGAGTGTAATAAATACCTTTGTGTAGCATATAAGCACTGCCCTTGATCAatggacaaaacaaaaacagttacCAATATTTACTGATGCCCCTCGGAAGCCTTTTTTTGTAAAGTTCGATGGTCATAGATGGGGTGCAGACCTGTCTGAGAATGCAACGCTTGCCCATATCCTTTTCCCAGTCCTGGCAGGATCCCAATAAGAGGGGTCAGAGATGGGGCAACAGAAGGCATGCCTAGCTGCGATGAGGAGGAGTCCAGGAAACTCCCCGACCATAAGGACAAGAGGGGAGTCTAGGAGATTAAAGCTAGGATGGaaggtggtggggaggggggggtgaaaCTATAGGCATGAGGGGTGGCTGGGGGCTTAGTGCAATTTTTCCACGTTAAAAGGTCTTCCTATGGATGGCACGGGCACGGTCTTCTTCATACTCCTTCTTGGAGACCCACATCTTCTTGAAGGTGTCTAGTGAGGCAAGGATGGAACCCCTGAAGGAGAGTCAAAACAATATTAGGTTGTCAGTTGTATAAGCTTTGGAGTGCAATGCAGATATATGGGCTATCTGGCAACTCCCTACTTGCAAGTGTAATTAAAGTACTGCATTTCattttacatataaataaaaccacctccacccctcagAAATATACAGTATGAGCCATAAACTGCTGATAATATCATGCAGAGCCAGTAACATTAACACTGTCATTTTAAATTGTAATTAAATCCAAAGTGAATCATGGCAGAAAAGTGGACCCCTTGACCAGTGGGGATATGCTTAGAGATCTTACCCTATCCATGTAGAGTACAGTCTCTCCTGTGGCGCTGAGATCTGTTGCAAACACATTAGTTCAAAagataaacaaaccacaaaatACAATTGATATGCTAGGATTGCATAATGCAGATAATCACAAGTGGAATTGTTCTTTATAGAGTTACTTTACCTTTATTTTAACATCTTTGGGTGCAAGCTTCTTCACTTCACTCAACAACCGGTCCCCAAAAcctattaaacattaaacaagaATGCCATTGAGTTATACTTTATTTAAATGTTACTAATACTgtctacacatacatacatttgaatAATTACAAGAATTCTActcatgtacatacataaatgtgcCATTAATTTACCTTTCAGGAGTGTTGAGCCTCCAGACAGGACAATGTTAGAAAAGAGTGTGCGTCGCAAGTCCATGTCTGATTTCTGGATAGCAAAGGCCAGCACTTCATGGATGCCCTCACTTTCATCTCCAATTAGGTCAGGTCGGAACAGGAGTTCAGGAGCACGGAACCGTGCAGGTCCGATCTGAATAAACAGAGCGATGATTAAAGTTAGAAGTATCGCACTACCCTAGCAACATTTGTTAAGATGCaaaaataatgactgctaaatacTATTAACAGACTATTATTTGGTCAAATGATGATAACAAAGACATCGTTACTCACGTCCAAAGTGCTCCCATCAGGGAGGGTATATTGTGCTTTCTCGGTCTCAAGTGTTTCATCCTTCTGGGGGTTCAGGGACAGGTAACAAGCTCTCTGCAATCACAAAACAGATGCTTTTTTCTGAACATGCCCTTCTAGAAGCtcttaaaaaaactaaacatttaTCACAATATCACAATGGACAAATAAACTCAGCTGGCTTGAGTACCTCTTTGATGGTGCGCACCACCTCAAACTCAGCGGAGGTGTGGAAGTCATAGCCTTCCTTGCGCAGGAGCAGGCGCAGGTAGCGAGAGACGTCACGTCCAGCGATATCTACTCGCATGATGGAGTGGGGGATGGCAAAACCTTCATAAATGGGCACAGCATGCGTCACGCCATCTCCTGCATCCAACACCACACCAGTTGTTCGGCCTGTGGCATAcctacaaaaatatatacaaaatattttttttacaaacacatTACAGATGTAACTGTACCTGAGTTGTTGAACGTATTACCTAGTTATATGATATTGGAATGATAAAGTGTCATTTTTCAGACTCACAAGCTGAGAACTGCCTGCATGGAGATGAAAAGGGCTGGAACATTGAAGGTCTCAAAGAACACCTCAGCTGCACGCTCACGGTTTTTGCTGGGGTTCAGTGGTGCCTCAGTAAGCAGAACAGGATGCTAAGAAGTAGATTAAAAGCAACAACATCCACCATTACCTTCCATTGTCTACGTAAAAGTAAATGTTTCAGTGATGTACAGTATTAAAATTGAGACacatctgcagagagagagagacattctgTAAATTCTGAGCCTCGCAGAGTAAACCCAAACCTCTTCAGAGAAGGTCTGCAGTTGCTCCTTGGAGTAGACATACTGCCAGATGCGCTCCATGTCATTCCAGTCTTTCACAATTCCATGCTCCATGGGATATCGCACAGACAGCAACCCTCTGTGCTCCTGTAATATTACACAGTTTAGGGTGACCTTCTATAGCAACATCAATGGTCATATCTATTGAATGGATTTTGTGAGAAGGTCGGCTGTATTCAGTGCAGTTACCTCAGCTTTAGGTCCAATGAATATATCCCCTTCCAGGGCACCAGCCATAACTCGAACATGCTTTGGACGTCCCACACTGGATTTATTAAGGGGAAAGGGCAGATAAGTTATGTTGGGTGAGGATAGAAGACAGGGTGATTGTATAGTAAATTATGACTCCACTCAGTGAGTATGCATATAACTTACTAGTTGGGGAAGCAGTATTTAGGGATCTGGTCTCCTGCAAAGCCAGCTTTGACAACACCAGAGCCCTATGAAAACAGAGTAAAAAGAATTCAGGGAAAACACAAGGATGTGACAAAAAGCAAACAGCTGAAAAGATAAAGCAATAATGGTGTCTGTGCAGCAGCCTAGTCTTATGAGTTAACACAGTTGGACTCTTAAGCCATCAAACGTTCCCTTCTCACATTCTAGTCATGAGACACA encodes:
- the actr1b gene encoding actin related protein 1B, which codes for MESYDIIANQPVVIDNGSGVVKAGFAGDQIPKYCFPNYVGRPKHVRVMAGALEGDIFIGPKAEEHRGLLSVRYPMEHGIVKDWNDMERIWQYVYSKEQLQTFSEEHPVLLTEAPLNPSKNRERAAEVFFETFNVPALFISMQAVLSLYATGRTTGVVLDAGDGVTHAVPIYEGFAIPHSIMRVDIAGRDVSRYLRLLLRKEGYDFHTSAEFEVVRTIKERACYLSLNPQKDETLETEKAQYTLPDGSTLDIGPARFRAPELLFRPDLIGDESEGIHEVLAFAIQKSDMDLRRTLFSNIVLSGGSTLLKGFGDRLLSEVKKLAPKDVKIKISAPQERLYSTWIGGSILASLDTFKKMWVSKKEYEEDRARAIHRKTF